A stretch of Porites lutea chromosome 5, jaPorLute2.1, whole genome shotgun sequence DNA encodes these proteins:
- the LOC140938535 gene encoding very-long-chain (3R)-3-hydroxyacyl-CoA dehydratase-like isoform X1 — MAAVFKPMVRWAQSKERLFLTLELTDVQYPAVELTSTRLVFQGFGHGARGEQQYHVDINFYKPVDITASNHKVLDRYVEFSIAKQAGQHEFWPRLIVDEQKPAWLKVNFDRWQSEDASESEKEEEEQKAKLEDLLAQSKAMEADLDNEIEKTKQEVFRFIRTFYLVLYNLLQAGLYIYITSVLLSRLVFLGTGAFPVAYDAVSDVLASCQLAAFLEVVHPLIGIVKTGVMAPFMQVFGRNLVLFLVVVPNEELHKQATVFGLFFVWSLIEVIRYPFYTSQVLGIKIEPLIWLRYTMWIPLYPLGILFEGTLIWQAIPLLDKSERFSVNLPNVLNFGFSFSWFLMVYLVFLVAGGSYMMKHMYILRQRRYGKRKTKTR; from the exons atggcggcggTATTCAAACCAATGGTTCGATGGGCTCAAAGCAAAGAAAGACTGTTTTTAACGCTAGAGCTTACAGATGTTCAG TACCCTGCTGTTGAGTTGACAAGTACTCGTCTGGTGTTTCAAG GTTTTGGACACGGTGCAAGAGGAGAGCAACAGTACCATGTAGACatcaatttttacaaacctgTCGATATCACG GCAAGTAACCACAAAGTCCTGGACCGTTATGTAGAGTTTTCCATTGCAAAGCAGGCAGGCCAGCATG AGTTTTGGCCTCGGTTAATTGTGGATGAGCAGAAACCAGCATGGTTAAAAGTGAACTTTGATCGATGGCAAAGTGAAGATGCTTCAGAAAGTGAAAAGGAGGAAGAAGAACAGAAAGCCAAACTAGAG GATTTACTGGCTCAAAGTAAAGCAATGGAAGCAGATCTGGATAATGAgattgagaaaacaaaacaagaag TTTTCAGATTCATTCGAACATTCTACCTTGTTTTGTACAACCTGTTGCAAGCAGGATTGTATATTTACATCACCTCAGTTCTTTTATCAAGATTAGTGTTTCTTGGAACAG gTGCCTTCCCAGTAGCTTATGATGCAGTTAGTGATGTATTAGCCTCATGTCAGCTGGCTGCATTCTTGGAAGTTGTTCATCCTTTAATAGGCATTGTAAAAACAGGAGTAATGGCTCCATTTATGCAG GTATTTGGTAGAAACTTGgttctttttttggttgttgtacCAAATGAGGAGCTTCACAAGCAGGCTACAGTATTTGGTCTGTTCTTTGTGTGGTCTCTTATTGAAGTCATCAG GTACCCATTTTATACCTCTCAAGTCCTTGGCATCAAAATAGAACCACTGATCTGGCTTCGATATACAATGTGGATTCCTTTGTATCCACTGGGCATTTTATTTGAAG GTACTCTGATATGGCAGGCAATTCCTTTGCTGGATAAATCTGAGAGGTTTTCTGTCAACCTGCCCAATGTGCTTAACTTTGGTTTCAGTTTTTCATGGTTCCTCATGGTGTACCTTGTGTTTCTAGTTGCAG gagGATCTTACATGATGAAGCATATGTATATCCTGCGCCAACGACGctatggaaaaagaaaaacaaagacaagatAA
- the LOC140937204 gene encoding cAMP-regulated phosphoprotein 19-like isoform X1, producing the protein MSEETAPEEKLSELTEEQKLELKFPGKKPVATDILKKRMQRGVKYFDSGDYAMAKSEKKGGPAAAINRGNSGKPLPLPLGVGKAIPTPENIPHPHRKTSVPTDNHSRTRSGEYNLVLDH; encoded by the exons ATGAGCGAGGAAACAGCCCCAGAAGAAAAACTTAGCGAG CTCACCGAAGAGCAGAAGTTGGAACTGAAATTTCCAGGGAAGAAACCAGTTGCCACTGATATTCTGAAAAAGAGAATGCAGAGAGGG GTCAAATATTTCGATTCTGGTGATTATGCGATGGCAAAAAGCGAGAAAAAAGGAGGCCCTGCAGCCGCCATTAATAGAGGAAATTCAGGAAAACCCCTTCCGTTGCCCCTTGGAGTGGGTAAAGCTATTCCAACACCAGAGAACATTCCACATCCACACAGGAAAACTTCAGTGCCGA CAGATAATCACAGTCGAACAAGAAGTGGAGAGTATAACCTAGTATTGGATCATTAA
- the LOC140938535 gene encoding very-long-chain (3R)-3-hydroxyacyl-CoA dehydratase-like isoform X2, giving the protein MAAVFKPMVRWAQSKERLFLTLELTDVQYPAVELTSTRLVFQGFGHGARGEQQYHVDINFYKPVDITASNHKVLDRYVEFSIAKQAGQHEFWPRLIVDEQKPAWLKVNFDRWQSEDASESEKEEEEQKAKLEDLLAQSKAMEADLDNEIEKTKQEGAFPVAYDAVSDVLASCQLAAFLEVVHPLIGIVKTGVMAPFMQVFGRNLVLFLVVVPNEELHKQATVFGLFFVWSLIEVIRYPFYTSQVLGIKIEPLIWLRYTMWIPLYPLGILFEGTLIWQAIPLLDKSERFSVNLPNVLNFGFSFSWFLMVYLVFLVAGGSYMMKHMYILRQRRYGKRKTKTR; this is encoded by the exons atggcggcggTATTCAAACCAATGGTTCGATGGGCTCAAAGCAAAGAAAGACTGTTTTTAACGCTAGAGCTTACAGATGTTCAG TACCCTGCTGTTGAGTTGACAAGTACTCGTCTGGTGTTTCAAG GTTTTGGACACGGTGCAAGAGGAGAGCAACAGTACCATGTAGACatcaatttttacaaacctgTCGATATCACG GCAAGTAACCACAAAGTCCTGGACCGTTATGTAGAGTTTTCCATTGCAAAGCAGGCAGGCCAGCATG AGTTTTGGCCTCGGTTAATTGTGGATGAGCAGAAACCAGCATGGTTAAAAGTGAACTTTGATCGATGGCAAAGTGAAGATGCTTCAGAAAGTGAAAAGGAGGAAGAAGAACAGAAAGCCAAACTAGAG GATTTACTGGCTCAAAGTAAAGCAATGGAAGCAGATCTGGATAATGAgattgagaaaacaaaacaagaag gTGCCTTCCCAGTAGCTTATGATGCAGTTAGTGATGTATTAGCCTCATGTCAGCTGGCTGCATTCTTGGAAGTTGTTCATCCTTTAATAGGCATTGTAAAAACAGGAGTAATGGCTCCATTTATGCAG GTATTTGGTAGAAACTTGgttctttttttggttgttgtacCAAATGAGGAGCTTCACAAGCAGGCTACAGTATTTGGTCTGTTCTTTGTGTGGTCTCTTATTGAAGTCATCAG GTACCCATTTTATACCTCTCAAGTCCTTGGCATCAAAATAGAACCACTGATCTGGCTTCGATATACAATGTGGATTCCTTTGTATCCACTGGGCATTTTATTTGAAG GTACTCTGATATGGCAGGCAATTCCTTTGCTGGATAAATCTGAGAGGTTTTCTGTCAACCTGCCCAATGTGCTTAACTTTGGTTTCAGTTTTTCATGGTTCCTCATGGTGTACCTTGTGTTTCTAGTTGCAG gagGATCTTACATGATGAAGCATATGTATATCCTGCGCCAACGACGctatggaaaaagaaaaacaaagacaagatAA
- the LOC140937204 gene encoding cAMP-regulated phosphoprotein 19-like isoform X2, with translation MSEETAPEEKLSELTEEQKLELKFPGKKPVATDILKKRMQRGVKYFDSGDYAMAKSEKKGGPAAAINRGNSGKPLPLPLGVGKAIPTPENIPHPHRKTSVPNNHSRTRSGEYNLVLDH, from the exons ATGAGCGAGGAAACAGCCCCAGAAGAAAAACTTAGCGAG CTCACCGAAGAGCAGAAGTTGGAACTGAAATTTCCAGGGAAGAAACCAGTTGCCACTGATATTCTGAAAAAGAGAATGCAGAGAGGG GTCAAATATTTCGATTCTGGTGATTATGCGATGGCAAAAAGCGAGAAAAAAGGAGGCCCTGCAGCCGCCATTAATAGAGGAAATTCAGGAAAACCCCTTCCGTTGCCCCTTGGAGTGGGTAAAGCTATTCCAACACCAGAGAACATTCCACATCCACACAGGAAAACTTCAGTGCCGA ATAATCACAGTCGAACAAGAAGTGGAGAGTATAACCTAGTATTGGATCATTAA